In Vibrio lentus, a single genomic region encodes these proteins:
- a CDS encoding YicC/YloC family endoribonuclease, whose translation MIYSMTAYARKEVKGDWGTAVWEIRSVNQRYLETYFRMPEQFRGLEPILRERFRKRLARGKVECNLRFEANPAAKGELSINEGLAQQVINAANQVMTMTGEDSRLNPFQVMNWPGVMETPEQDMDAINKDLLEAFNDAIAEFIDARAREGENMKALIVQRLDAITEEVVKVRARMPEILEWQRERLLTKFEDAKIELEGSRVEQELILLAQKSDVAEELDRLDSHVKEANVVLKKGGACGRKLDFMMQEFNRESNTLASKSISTDITASGVELKVLIEQMREQIQNIE comes from the coding sequence ATGATTTATAGTATGACCGCGTACGCACGCAAAGAAGTAAAAGGCGATTGGGGTACAGCAGTATGGGAAATCCGTAGTGTAAACCAACGCTACCTAGAAACTTACTTCCGTATGCCTGAACAGTTCCGTGGTTTAGAACCAATCCTACGTGAGCGTTTCCGTAAACGTCTAGCTCGCGGCAAGGTTGAATGTAACCTACGCTTCGAAGCAAACCCAGCCGCGAAAGGCGAGCTAAGCATTAACGAAGGTTTGGCTCAGCAAGTGATCAATGCCGCTAACCAAGTTATGACCATGACAGGAGAAGACAGCCGTCTGAACCCATTCCAAGTCATGAACTGGCCTGGCGTGATGGAAACGCCAGAGCAAGATATGGATGCCATCAACAAAGATTTACTTGAAGCATTCAACGATGCAATCGCAGAGTTCATTGACGCTCGTGCTCGTGAAGGCGAAAACATGAAAGCGCTAATCGTTCAGCGTTTAGATGCGATCACTGAAGAAGTAGTTAAAGTTCGTGCACGCATGCCTGAGATCTTAGAATGGCAACGTGAGCGTCTTCTTACCAAATTTGAAGATGCTAAAATTGAACTTGAAGGTTCTCGTGTTGAGCAAGAACTTATCCTACTGGCTCAGAAGTCAGACGTAGCAGAAGAACTAGACCGCCTAGACTCTCATGTGAAAGAAGCGAATGTAGTCTTGAAGAAAGGTGGCGCTTGTGGCCGTAAACTTGACTTCATGATGCAAGAATTCAACCGTGAATCAAACACGCTAGCATCTAAGTCGATCAGCACAGACATCACTGCATCAGGCGTAGAGCTTAAAGTTCTTATCGAACAGATGCGTGAGCAAATTCAGAACATTGAATAA
- a CDS encoding NCS2 family permease, with amino-acid sequence MNTDSTLKAQKTSGSLDTLFKLSERKTTISTELYAGFITFLAMSYILAVNPAILGGVPGMDKGAVFTATALSAAIATLIMGIWGNYPVMLAPGMSMNGFFKGLLLSGSVAVLWNEALFGIFLSGILYLAFSLTNIRKSMIESIPEDLKLAITVSLGLFIAFLGLKNAGIIVSNPFVLVGLGDISDPQVVIAYVSIFIALGCMVRDIKLATFISFVSAIALTILADVFLGTSNAPIPDQFISMPPSMAGSFGAIFDFSAFTPEKMFDLLFIVLIFLIVDFFDGLSTIVGVGRDAGIIDKDGKVPNAKSALVADAGGTVIGSILGTTSITAFSESGIASSQGAKTGLAAVMVAGLFLISLFLYPIFSIFSAAMVAPAMVVVGIYMVGRLGQINWEKKESRIAAFFTIMFTVLSFSPANGMAMGFISYAFTMVVAGKRKEVHPLIYGLCVVFLTYLILL; translated from the coding sequence GTGAATACCGACTCCACCCTGAAAGCCCAGAAAACGTCTGGCTCGCTTGACACCCTGTTCAAACTCTCAGAGAGAAAGACCACGATCAGCACTGAGCTATACGCAGGTTTTATCACCTTCTTAGCGATGAGTTATATCTTGGCGGTTAACCCAGCAATTTTGGGTGGTGTCCCGGGAATGGACAAAGGAGCTGTATTTACGGCAACCGCTCTTTCTGCGGCTATCGCAACGCTTATCATGGGCATTTGGGGTAACTATCCAGTGATGCTAGCACCTGGCATGAGCATGAACGGCTTCTTCAAAGGCTTACTGTTAAGTGGTTCGGTCGCAGTACTTTGGAATGAAGCGTTATTCGGCATCTTCCTATCGGGTATCCTTTATCTTGCTTTCTCATTGACTAATATTCGTAAGTCGATGATTGAATCTATTCCTGAAGATTTGAAGCTGGCGATTACTGTATCTCTCGGCTTATTCATTGCTTTCCTAGGCCTAAAGAATGCGGGCATCATCGTGTCTAACCCGTTCGTATTGGTTGGCTTAGGTGACATCTCCGATCCACAAGTGGTTATCGCTTATGTGAGTATCTTCATCGCACTGGGCTGTATGGTTCGTGACATTAAGCTGGCAACGTTTATCTCGTTTGTTTCGGCGATTGCATTGACGATTTTGGCTGATGTGTTCTTAGGTACATCAAACGCACCAATCCCAGACCAATTCATTTCTATGCCACCAAGCATGGCGGGCAGCTTCGGCGCGATCTTTGATTTCTCAGCTTTCACCCCTGAGAAAATGTTCGATCTATTGTTCATCGTCCTTATTTTTCTGATTGTCGACTTCTTCGACGGCTTAAGCACGATTGTTGGTGTAGGTCGTGATGCGGGTATCATCGACAAAGACGGTAAGGTGCCAAACGCAAAATCGGCGCTAGTGGCTGATGCGGGCGGTACGGTGATTGGTTCTATTTTAGGTACTACATCGATTACCGCTTTCTCTGAGTCGGGTATTGCTTCTTCTCAAGGTGCGAAAACGGGCTTGGCAGCAGTCATGGTGGCTGGCTTATTCCTAATTTCGCTCTTCCTATACCCAATCTTCTCTATCTTCTCGGCGGCAATGGTTGCGCCGGCGATGGTCGTGGTAGGTATCTACATGGTTGGCCGTCTTGGTCAGATTAACTGGGAAAAGAAAGAGTCACGCATTGCAGCTTTCTTCACCATCATGTTCACCGTTTTAAGCTTCTCACCAGCAAACGGCATGGCGATGGGCTTCATCAGCTACGCATTTACTATGGTTGTGGCAGGTAAGCGCAAAGAAGTTCACCCTCTTATCTACGGCCTGTGTGTGGTGTTCTTAACTTATCTGATTCTGCTATAA
- the pyrE gene encoding orotate phosphoribosyltransferase, whose translation MKAYQREFIEFALEKEVLKFGEFTLKSGRKSPYFFNAGLFNTGRDLARLGRFYAAALADSGIEFDVLFGPAYKGIPIATTTAVALADHHDVDTPYCFNRKEAKNHGEGGNLVGSELEGRIMLVDDVITAGTAIRESMEIIQANGADLAGVLVAIDRQEKGKGELSAIQEVERDFGCAIISIVSLTDLVTFLEEKGTDAAHLESVKAYRAQYGI comes from the coding sequence ATGAAAGCATATCAACGTGAATTTATTGAATTTGCACTAGAGAAAGAAGTACTTAAGTTTGGTGAGTTTACTTTAAAGTCTGGCCGTAAGAGCCCTTACTTCTTCAATGCTGGATTGTTTAATACAGGTCGTGATCTAGCGCGTTTAGGTCGCTTCTACGCAGCAGCCTTGGCAGATTCAGGTATTGAGTTCGATGTACTATTTGGCCCTGCATACAAAGGTATCCCAATCGCAACAACAACAGCGGTTGCACTAGCGGATCACCACGATGTGGACACGCCTTACTGTTTCAACCGTAAAGAAGCGAAGAACCACGGTGAAGGTGGCAACCTAGTGGGTAGCGAACTTGAAGGCCGCATCATGTTAGTTGATGACGTGATCACTGCAGGTACTGCGATCCGTGAATCGATGGAAATCATCCAAGCAAACGGCGCTGACTTAGCGGGTGTTCTTGTAGCAATTGACCGCCAAGAGAAGGGCAAAGGTGAGTTGTCTGCGATTCAAGAAGTAGAGCGTGACTTCGGTTGTGCGATTATCTCAATCGTTAGCCTGACTGACCTGGTGACTTTCCTTGAAGAGAAAGGCACCGACGCAGCACACCTAGAGTCAGTAAAAGCGTACCGCGCTCAATATGGTATCTAA
- the rph gene encoding ribonuclease PH, whose translation MRPNDRAVDQIRPIKITRNYTAYAEGSVLVEFGNTKVLCNATVEENVPRWLKGQGKGWVTAEYGMLPRATHTRNRREAASGKQGGRTMEIQRLIARSLRAVVDLKVMGEIMITVDCDVIQADGGTRTASISGASVAMADAINSLLASGKLKKNPMKGHVAAVSVGIVGAQALCDLEYVEDSAADTDMNVVMTEDGKMIEIQGTAEGEPFSHEELMQLLALANKGITDIVEAQKAALAD comes from the coding sequence ATGCGTCCAAATGACCGCGCTGTAGATCAAATTCGTCCAATTAAAATTACTCGTAACTACACAGCTTATGCTGAAGGTTCTGTATTAGTTGAGTTCGGCAACACTAAAGTTCTATGTAATGCGACGGTAGAAGAAAACGTACCGCGTTGGTTAAAAGGCCAAGGAAAGGGTTGGGTAACGGCTGAATACGGCATGCTTCCACGTGCAACGCACACTCGTAACCGTCGTGAAGCGGCGAGCGGTAAGCAAGGTGGTCGTACGATGGAAATCCAACGTCTGATCGCGCGTAGCCTACGTGCTGTTGTTGATCTTAAAGTAATGGGTGAAATCATGATCACTGTCGATTGTGATGTTATCCAAGCAGACGGCGGTACTCGTACTGCTTCTATTTCAGGTGCAAGCGTTGCAATGGCGGATGCTATCAACAGCCTACTAGCAAGCGGTAAACTGAAAAAGAACCCGATGAAAGGCCATGTAGCGGCAGTTTCAGTGGGCATCGTGGGTGCACAAGCACTGTGTGACCTTGAGTACGTTGAAGACTCAGCAGCAGATACCGATATGAACGTTGTAATGACGGAAGACGGTAAGATGATTGAGATTCAGGGCACCGCAGAAGGCGAACCGTTCAGCCACGAAGAGCTGATGCAGCTTTTAGCTCTGGCGAATAAGGGCATTACCGATATCGTCGAAGCGCAGAAAGCTGCGTTGGCCGATTAG
- a CDS encoding phosphate-starvation-inducible protein PsiE, with translation MPSHLPKSFSKPFLKVFHILEAVLLVAITLATLFAMMEEFMHVFAERRVQLTDILLMFIYLEVLAMVQQFVMNGKIPVRYPIYIAMMAIARYITLGMKELDAVLIVWLSVAAFILAAATLLIRVGHHYWPYVDLRTKQPDE, from the coding sequence ATGCCTTCTCACTTACCTAAGTCTTTTAGTAAGCCTTTCCTTAAGGTTTTCCACATTCTTGAAGCCGTTCTATTGGTGGCGATCACACTGGCGACACTGTTTGCCATGATGGAAGAGTTTATGCACGTCTTTGCGGAACGTCGAGTGCAACTGACCGACATTCTTTTGATGTTCATTTACTTGGAAGTATTGGCGATGGTTCAGCAGTTCGTGATGAACGGTAAGATCCCGGTACGATACCCGATCTACATTGCGATGATGGCGATTGCTCGTTACATCACCTTAGGTATGAAAGAGTTAGATGCAGTACTTATCGTTTGGTTGTCTGTTGCTGCATTTATCTTAGCTGCAGCCACACTGCTGATTCGAGTAGGGCATCATTACTGGCCATATGTCGATCTTCGAACTAAGCAGCCGGATGAGTAA
- the cspE gene encoding transcription antiterminator/RNA stability regulator CspE: MSNKTNGVVKWFNEEKGFGFLTQDNGGADVFVHFRAIASEGFKTLKEGQQVSFEVEQGQKGLQAANVVAL, encoded by the coding sequence ATGTCTAACAAAACAAACGGCGTAGTAAAATGGTTTAACGAAGAGAAAGGTTTCGGTTTCCTAACTCAAGACAACGGCGGCGCTGACGTATTCGTACACTTCCGTGCAATCGCTTCTGAAGGTTTCAAGACTCTTAAAGAAGGCCAACAAGTGTCTTTCGAAGTAGAGCAAGGCCAAAAAGGTCTTCAAGCTGCAAACGTTGTAGCTCTATAA
- a CDS encoding alternative oxidase: MHFESTHYKPEIFSEKVALLVTRLLKKTLNLFYGKHLAKRAMLLETIAAVPGMVAGVFNHLKALRRMKDDGGWIKELLDEADNERMHLMIFLTVTKPSIIERILVMLLQFIFLLIYGVIYLVSSKTAHRIVGYFEEEACNSYSEYISKIQDGTLPNHPAPEIAIKYYRLPENAMFLDVLFCIREDEAKHRDKNHDIANLYKTQDLPDHQC; encoded by the coding sequence ATGCATTTTGAAAGCACTCATTATAAACCTGAAATTTTCTCCGAAAAGGTTGCACTTCTTGTTACTCGACTTCTCAAAAAAACACTTAACTTGTTTTATGGAAAACACTTAGCCAAACGAGCGATGTTGTTGGAAACCATAGCTGCTGTGCCGGGTATGGTGGCAGGAGTGTTCAATCACCTCAAAGCTCTGCGCCGCATGAAAGATGACGGTGGCTGGATCAAAGAGCTATTGGACGAAGCAGATAATGAACGGATGCATTTGATGATTTTCCTTACTGTTACTAAGCCGTCCATTATAGAACGTATTTTAGTGATGTTATTACAGTTCATCTTTCTACTTATCTATGGCGTGATCTATTTAGTCTCATCTAAAACGGCACATAGGATCGTTGGTTATTTTGAAGAGGAAGCTTGTAATAGTTATTCAGAATATATCTCGAAAATTCAAGATGGCACGTTGCCCAATCATCCTGCGCCTGAGATTGCGATTAAATACTATCGTTTACCCGAGAATGCCATGTTTTTGGATGTGCTTTTCTGCATAAGAGAAGATGAAGCTAAACATAGAGACAAGAACCACGACATTGCCAATCTCTATAAAACCCAGGACTTACCCGATCACCAGTGCTAA